From the genome of Campylobacter lari:
TAAAACTCAAGGTTATTTATTTTTTAATAAGTTCTGTGGTAATTTTAGCTATTTCTAATTCTTCTTCTGTTGGAACAATTAAAATTTTAATTTTAGAGTCTTTTTTATTAATCTCACCATTTCTAAGTTGTGTATTTTTATCTAAATCTATATCAAATCCCAAATGTGCTAGTCTTTGACAAACTTTTGCTCTAACAATATTATCATTTTCTCCAATACCAGCTGTAAAAATCAACGCATCGACTCTAGGTAAAATCGCAAAATATGAGCCAATATATTTACTCAAACGATAACAAAACATATCAAGAGCAAGTCTTGCTTTTTCGTTATTTTCTTCAATTTGCGCTTCAATATCTCTAAAATCATTAAACCCACAAATTCCATAAACACCACTTTTTTTATTCATTATAGTATCTAAATCAGATGGATTTAAATTTAATTCTTTTGCTAAAAATGGCAATACAGCAGGATCAATATCACCACATCTAGTTCCCATAATCAAACCTTCTAGTGGAGTAAAACCCATAGAAGTATCTACGCATTTTCCATTTTCTATAGCACAAACACTCGCACCATTTCCAAGGTGAGCGCTAATTGCATTAAATTCATTAATATTTTTACCAAGTATATGTGCAGCTTGTTTACTTACATAAGAATGTGAAGTACCGTGAAAGCCGTATTTTCTAACTTGGTGTTTTTCATAAAACTCATAAGGCAAAGCATACATATAAGCATAATCAGGCATGCTTTGATGAAAAGCTGTGTCAAAAACTGTCACATTGGGAACTTTTGGAGCTGCTTTTATCATAGTTTTAATACCTATTAAATGTGCAGGATTATGTAAAGGTGCTATATGAGAAACCCTATCAATTTCTTTTAAAATTTCATCATCTACTAAACAATGTTTAGTTAAATTTGGACCTCCATGAACTATCCTATGTCCACACCCATCAAGCTCATTTAAATCATGTAAAATTCCACTTTGAGAAAATAATTCATTTACTAATTCAATACCTTGCTCATGATCTTTAATTGCTAATTCTTTTTGGTATTTTTGACCACTTTTTAGATCTTTTAGTTCTATTTTAGAGCTTTGCTCGCCTATTTTTTCCACTAAACCAGATGCTAGGGCTTCATCTTTTTCAAAAAGCTTAAATTTAATTGAAGATGAACCTGAATTTAAAACTAATATTTTCATTTTTCTCCTTATTCTTGTGCTTGAATAGCACTTAAAATCACAGTATTAACAATATCTTCCACCAAGCAACCTCTACTTAAATCATTAATTGGCTTTTTAAGACCTTGTAAAATCGGGCCAATAGCTAAAGAATTTGCTGTTCTTTGTACTGCTTTATAGCAAATATTTGCCGCATTTAAATCAGGAAACACATATACATTTGCCTTTCCTGCTACTTTAGAATTTGGCATTTTACTTTTTGCTGTTAGCATATCATATGCTGCATCAAATTGTATAGGACCTTCTAGCTCAAGTTGAGGATATTTTTCTTTAGCTATTTTAGTAGCTTCTTTAATTGCATCCACGCTAGCTCCACTCCCACTATCTCCACTAGAATATGAAAGTAAAGCCACTTTAGGTTCAAGTCCAAAAGCTTTAGCACTATTTGCACTCACATAAGCAATTTCAGCAAGTTGTTCAGGGGTTGGATTTGGCATAACAGCACAATCAGCAAAAACCAAAACCTTATCTTCTAAAGACATAAAAAACATACCAGAAACCAAACTCACATCAGGTTTTGTTTTGATAATTTGCAAAGCAGGACGAATAGTTTCAGCAGTAGTTGTACTTGCACCACTTACCATAGCATGGGCTTTTTGAGTATGTACAAGTAAAGTCGCAAAATAAGTTTTATCTTGCACGAGTTTTTTAGCTTCTTCTTTACTCATACCTTTGCTTTTTCTAGCTTCATATAAAAGCTCTTCAAATTCTTCATTATATTGAGAATTTTTAGGATTTATAATACGCACACCATCGATATTGATATTTAAACTATTGGCTTTCGTACAAATTTCATTGCTATCACCTAGCAAAATCAAATCAACAATTTCATTTTGTATTAAAAATTCACTAGCTTTTAATACTCTTTCATCAAAACTTTCAGGTAAAACTACTATTTTTTTATCTGCTTTTGCTTTTTCAAAAAGCTCATAAGAAAATCTTGCCTGAGTTTTATAAGTATATTCTTGTAATAAATCTTGAGTAAAATCTTCATTTTCTTTTAACAAAACAAAGTCACTAAGCTTTTGGCTTAGTAAAAAATTTAACATAGTATGATTTTCATCTTGACTTTTTGCATACAATGGAGTGTTTAGCTCTTTAGCTAAGGCTATATTTAAACTTAAATCCCCCATCAAGCCAAAATCATCTACTCCAACTACTATAGTAAAATCATTTTCTTTTTTTGTTTTCTCAAAATCTTCAATAATTTTTTTAAAAAAATCATTTAAATTTTGAGTGAATTTACCTTGATACTCATTTTTTTCAAAACTACTAAAAAAATCTATTTTAAGATTTCTTTTTGTGCAAAATGAAGTAATTTTTTCTTTATTTTTTTCACAAAAAACAGGAAAGTAAAAAGCTATTTTACCTCGTACCTTTTCTAAACACTGCTGCAAAAATTTTTCATCAATGCAGTTTAATAAAAACATAGATTTCATTTTTTCCTCTTTATTTAACAAAATAATTGTTTTTTATAATATAATTATTTTAAAATTCATCATAATAATATAAGGTTATAAAGCTATGAAATTTAAAAATGTTAATTTTTACTTGTTACCTTTTGTAATGTTTGGCTGTAGTGCCACAGTTGATCCACATATTAATATGAAACCACCTACTTATGTAGAAGAACTAGCTCCTAAGCAAAATCATAATACTCAAAGCAATCCTGGATCGCTGTTTGGTAAAGGAGATAACCCTTTATTTTCTGATAAAAAAGCAATGAATGTAAATGACTTGGTAACCGTAGTCATTAGAGAAAATGCTACACAAAATTCACAAGGCTCTAAATCTACAAGCAAAAACAACAATGTAAATTTAGGCGGTGGACAAATAACTACAGGTGCTGGACTTAGCAAAGTTAGAGATTTTGTTAATGACTATACAAATATAGGCTATACCACAGCAAGTACTTCACAATATCAAGGCACAGGAAGCCAAACTAGAAGTGAAAATTTCCAAACTACAATTTCTGCTAGAGTAATTAAGGTTTTATCTAATGGAAATTATTTTATAGAAGGAAGTCGTGAGCTTTTAATCAATGGAGAAAAACAAATCATTCAACTAAGTGGGGTTATAAGACCTTATGATATTTCTCAAGATAATATGATAGATAGTAAATATATAGCTGATGCAAAGATTCTTTATAAAACCGAAGGCGATATAGACAAATCTACACGCAAGCCTTGGGGGACAAAATTTATGGAGACCATTTGGCCTTTTTAAGCTAAATGGTTTTACATAAAACTTGGCGCATCATTGGAAAATAAAATCAAATCCCCATTTTGAGTTAATCTTGATAAAGTTTGCACAAGTTGAGATTTTTCTTTTAATACATAAAAATCTAATGTGATATGTTTTTGTAAAATCACGCTATTAGTCTCTGAAGTAATAATCACAAAATCAAAACATTCATTAATAATTTTACATAATTTTATATTTTCTTCTTCATTAACTTCAACTATACCAGGAGTTACTAAAACTCTTCTTCCTTGATAGCTTTTACAAAGCTCATAGCTTTGACTCATACCTTTAAAATTTCCATTAAAGCCATCATCTATGATAAATTTAGGCTCTTTAGAAATCACTTGCAAGCGATGTTCTACTGCCTTTAAATTCGATACGCTTTTTGTAATATTTTCTATTTTAATTCCTAAATAATGTGCAAGCAAAATACACACGCTAATATTATAAGCATTAAAAGCACCTAGTAATTTTGCATGAAAATCATAAATACTATCATCTAATCTTATTTTAAAATCCAATCCTTCCAAACTTGCCCTAACATCACTTAAATACTCATCATAAAATTCATTTTCATATAAGGTGCTTGAGTGTAAAAAGTATTTTTCTAAACGCTTGGATTTTAAAGCTTGCAACTTAGCTTTGCGGATATTATCTTGAGTTTTAAAATATTCCAAATGCGCCAAACCAATCTCACCTACTATGCAAATTTGAGGATTTAAAAACTCTGTAATTTCTAAAATATCATTTTGCTCTCTTGCACCAGCTTCTACGATATAAATTTCAGTATTATTTTCCAAATTTTCATTGATATCTTTTACTATACCCATAAAAGTATTAACACTTCTTGGAGTCTTATAGCACTTAAACTCATCTTTTAAAAGTTCGTATAAAAAATTTTTTATACTTGTTTTTCCAAAACTTGCAGTTATTAGAATAATTTTTAAATTTGGATTATCGCAAATCTTTTTACTTGCTTTTTTTATAAAACTTTTCTGATTAATTTTTTCCACAAAAAAGCTTAATAAAAATGTAACTACTAAAGCTTCTAAACCTATCCAAAAAAATGGCATAAATATCAAGCTAAAAAGTAACAAAAATAAAAAATAACGCTTAATCCTAGCAGTAAAAACTAGCTTTTTATCTAAATTTTTATATAAATATCCACCATATAGTAAAGATAGAGCAAAAACTATAAAATATAAATAAAAATTTCCACTATACAAAGAAAACACAAAAGCAAAATAAGGAATTATTAAAAAATACAAATGCCATAAAGGTTTGGGAAAGTGTAAAATTATGCGTGAAAATTTATAAGAATACCATTGTAAGGCTAAAATCAGATAAAATCCAAGTAAAAAATTCAAACTTAAAAAAGCTATCATACTAATCATTTTTTAAAAATTCCTCATGTATTTTTTCATTTATAAAATCAGCATGTTTTAAAAAGAAAAAATGATCCCCATCTAATGCAAAAAATTTCCCTTTTTGTGCTAAAGAATGGATAATTGCTCCGCTTTTTAAAGGTGTAGCCTTATCTTCATTACCCCAAAAAATCAAAATAGGATTTTTAAGCTTTTGAAATTCATTTTCTAAATTTTCATTAACAACCCTTTTAAAGGTTTCATACATCACTTCATTCATGCCTTGAGCGTCTTTACTAATAAAAAATTTCCTCCAAAAATCCCCATAAGGGAGATTTTTCAAAATTTTAAACAAGGCTATTTTAAACTTCACTTTAAAACTTTTTGGTAAAACTACGCCTGCACTAGAAAGCAAAATCAAACCTTGAAAATTAGCATTTTGGCACATAATAGTCGCAACTTTTCCGCCAAAAGAATGCCCCATTAAATAATCTACTTTTTGCTCAATTGTAGTTAAAAAGTCTTCTACAACCTTTGCATAAGCATAAGAATCCATAGGTGCATCTATACTTGAATTTCCAAAACCAGGTAAATCTAAATAAATTTGCTTAAAATCGCTCAAAGGCTTTTCAAAAGCTTGTTTCATAAGCTCTTTATTAGCACCCCAACCATGCAAAACAAGAATTGTTTTTTCACATTTTGGATTGATGATTTCATAACTTAAATTATAAAAATACCCATTAGAATATACTCTAGTTTTTGCCATTTCTAGCCTTTTTTATCTTTGTAAATCTTTTCTAAAAGCATCACAGCTTCATTTAAACGCTCATATTCTTCAAAGTTCAAAAGTACAGCTTCAAATTTATTGTTTTTCACAATCACCACTCTACCATTTTCACTTTTTTTTGTTTTTTCAAGCATAGTGCTGAAATTTCTTACCACTTCAGTTGCAGTATAAATTTCATCTTTGCTAAAAGTAGCCATGATTATAGCTTACCTTTTTGTCCATTAATGCTGTGAATAAAAGCATAATCAATCTTAATTTGCTTTTCTAGTTCTATACTTTTTGCTAAATTATCAACTGTATTAGTAAAATCTTCAAATAAATAATTTGCTAAAGATCCTGGATTTGGATTGATCTCATTTAAATAAACCTCATCATCTATCACAAAAAAATCACAGCGAATCAAAGCTCCTTTAAATAAAGGATTATAAATTCTCGTAAAATTATCCCTTAATTTTTGTTTTAATTCTTCACTAATATTTGCTTCACTTACTTTAGAACTTTCTGAAAAACCTAAATATTTTTGTTCAAAATCTAAAATTTCATTTTTTCTAGGCTCTTCAATAATAGAAAATTCCATTTTTTCATCTATCATACAACCTGCTAAGTTATATTCTTTAATATTACTTACAAATTGTTCTATCACAACATCCTCATCAAATTCAAAAGCAACATCTTTGGCATACTTAAGCTCGCTTTCATCTTTAACTATGCTTATACCTATACTACTACCTAATCTTGCAGGCTTTAAAATACAAGGAAAATCCAAAGATACATTTTGCTCTTTATGCAAATTTAAAACCTTATAATCAAGTGTTTTCACCCCTACGCTTTGTGCATAAAGTTTAGTTAAAACCTTATTAAAAGATAAAACACTAGCTTCTATGCGTGGGCCTATGTATTTTATACCATAAAAATCAAACAAAGCAGCTATTTTGCCATCTTCACCATCTTTTCCATGTATGATATTTATCGCTATATCAATGTCAAGTTTTTTCTCACCTAACATAGTTTTTATAAAAAACCCACCCTGCTTTAGCACCAAGGCTTTTTCTTTTTTATAAGCACCGCTGCTAAAAGTTTTTGCATTCATTTTTTCTTCATCTATAAGAAAAAATTCCTTATTTTTATCACAAAATATAAATTTTTTTTGTGCTTTGAGTACTTTTTTTAATACCACAGCACTTACAATGCTAATTTCATGCTCATAAGAATTTGCGCCAAAAATTACACCATATATCATTATATTTTTCCTTTTATTATGCTAATTTTTTCAAAGCCTCTTTAATAAGCTCACTAGTATTTTTACTCTCACAAGTTCTTAAAACCTTTAAAATATTTTCTTGTTTAAAACCAAGTGAAAGTAAAGCTGCCAAAGCTTGTGCTTGGTCTTGATTAGAATTTTCTATATTGATTTTTGTATCACTTAACTCAGCTATAATTCTTTTTGCACTCTTTGGACCAATACCAGGAACTTTTTTAAATACACTCTCATCGCCACTTTGCAAAGCTGCATAAAAAGTATTAGTATCTAAGCTTGAGCAAAGTGCCATAGCAGTAGTTGCTCCTATACCACTAATTTTGATTAATAATTCAAACATTTTTTGCTCATTTATATCTAAAAATCCATATAATTTATGAGAGTCTTCTTTGATAATTTGTGTGATTAAAAACTCAATCTTTTGATCTTTTTCAAAATTACTTGAGCAAAAAAGCGAAACAAAAACACCATAACTTACCCCACTTGAAGTTTTCAAAACTACAAAAGTAGGTTCTTTTTTACTCACTATTCCTTCAATTGCCACTATCATTTAGTTTCTTCCTTGTAATTACTAATAGCACGAATTTCAAAAAGTTCCATCTCATTTTCTGTATTAATTTTTTGAAGCTCAAAACATTGAATTTTTTCTTCATCATGAGGATAATAGCTTAATTCTTTTCTAGGATTTAACAAAATGAATTTAATTTCATTTAAATCCATCCATTTTCCACTTTTATTAATAATCTTAGATTTTAAAAGTTTTTCTTGAATTTTCTTAAGCTTTTCCATATTTGCTTTTTCTTCTTCTTTTAAAGATTCTATTTTATTGGCAAAAATACTTAGATTTTCAATCTTTTGATTAAAATCTTTAATAGTAGCTTTATAAGCTTGCGGTATAGCTCTTTTTGCACTCATTAATTCTTTTACTTTTTGCTGTAAAATTCGTATGGAGTCTTTACTTATATTGATTGTGTGTTTAGTCTCTTCTATTTCTTTAACTAAATTTTCTTGTTCTTTTTTCAATCCATCAACATGTATTAGTATCTCTTCTCCGCTTTTTTCTTCTCCAAAAGCTTTAAGATCTTGAATTATAAATTTATTTCCACTGCCTTGAATTTTTTCAACATGGATTAAACTTTTAGCACTACATAAACAATTTCCGCCGAGTTCTTGTATGTAAATTTCATCAGCAATAATCTCTCCGCCCATAGCCTTTTTAATATTTACTTTTTTAGCCTTGATAGAGCCATTTTCCAAAGTTTCAGCAAAAATCTCCTCAGCCTCACAATATCCTCTTAAGATATTAACCTCAACCTTTTGTCCTATAATAGTGCTTTTATGATGCATATTGCCTTTAAGAATTATCTTTTTACCTCTTAAAACAGAATCTTGAGCCATATTACCAATAACTTCTAATTCCTGAGCCTCAACAGTAATTCTAGGACCTATTGCATCTTCTAGAGTGTTTGTATTTTTAATCACAATAATAACTTGCTTATCAAAACCCGCCCAAATAGAACCTGTACTTTTAAAATCAACTTTACTAAATTCTAAATAATTTTCTATCTCATAAATGGATTTTCTTTGTATAATAAAACCATCTTTTTTAGCAATATATTTTATACTCTCATCATCTTCTTTAACTTCAAATTTATCAGAACAAACAACTTTTTCTTTATTTATTTTTGGTGGAAGTGCTTTTAAAATTTTAAATCTTAAATCCTTGCCATCGCTACCCTCTTTTGGCTTGATTCTCTCAATAGCCACCTCATCTTTTCCTATAGGTGCTACATAGTTTCTATTCATCACATCATTATACTTTTTTAGATTTTCTAAATAATGATATTTTATTTCTTCATTTGTAGGCTCTTGCGGATTAATTCCTTTACATACTTCAAATTCAACTTCAAAATCAAATTTTTGCTTTTCTTTAACTTTAGTATTAAAATCAATAATTTGCTTTTTAAAATCAAAAATTCTAAACCCAAGCAAATATTTTTCTTTTATCATCGCTTTATAAATAGCTTCTAAAAGCTCTAGAGCTAATTTGTCATGAAAAGCAATAGTTTCACTAGCTCTAACGCTAGCTTTTAATAAAGTACAAAGCTCATTAGTATATAAACTAACTTCAAAAGTTGAAATGCGTGCAAATTTTTTAAAATAAATTTCTATTTTATATTCTTGTTCTATATTTAATTCATGATTTAAAAATTTCTCATCTTCTTCAAAAATTTTCAACTCTTTTTCATTAACTTTTATCCATTCTTGATTATCATAAGTATAAGAAGTACTAAAACTTAACAACCTAAAATCAAGTTCATCAACTTCACATTTATTTTCAGAAGCAAATATTAAAAGCTCTCTATAAGGGTCTTTAGTGTATAAAATTTTCTTTTCTTCCATAGCTTAAGCTTCCTTATTATATATAAAATTTTGATTTTAGCAAAAATAAAATCAAAATTTAGTTAAAATTAGCTCTATTAAAAATTTTATAATACTCAAACTAATATTTAAAGAATGAAAATTAATGAGAAAAAATATTGTTTTTAAAAATTTCATCATCAATGCCTTAGGAATTTTATTTTCTAGGATTATGGGCGTTTTAAGAGATATTGTTTTAGCTTTATATTTAGGAGCTGGAATTTATAGCGATATTTTCTTTGTGGCTTTAAAAATGCCTGCTTTTTTTAGAAGAATTTTTGCAGAAGGGGCCTTTGGACAAGCTTTTTTACCAAGTTTTTTAAAAGCAAGTAAAAAAGGTGCTTTTTGTATAAATGTTTTATTGCAATTTAGTATTATAGTGTTTTTAACCTGTATTTTAGTGAGTTTTTTTGCTGAATTTTTTACAAAGATTTTTGCTTTTGGCTTTAATAAAGAAACAATTATCTTGGCTGCGCCTTTGGTTTCTATTAATTTTTGGTATTTGTTTTTTATTTTTTTGGTAACTTTTTTAGGCTCTTTATTAAATTATAAACAAAATTTTTTCATCACTTCTTTTTCTGCTTCATTTTTTAATCTTTTTGTTGTGATTGCAGGTTTTTTTGTCAATCAAGATGAGCCTTTAGAGGCCTTGTATTATTTTTCATATGCGACTGTCTTAAGTGGTTTAGCTCAACTTATATGGCATATTTTTGCTTTAAAAAATACTAGAATTTTAAAAAGCATGTATTTAAGCATAAAACTTAAAAAAACAAAGACTAGTTTAGATAAATTTCATTCTACTTTTACCCATGGACTTTTAGGCTCTTCGGCAAATCAAATTAGTTCATTATTAGATACTACTATAGCTAGTTTTTTAATGGCTGGAAGTATTTCGTATTTGTATTATTCTAACAGAGTTTTTCAGCTTCCTTTAGCTCTTTTTGCAATCGCTCTAAGTCAAGTAAGCTTTCCAAAAATACTAAGACATTTAAAAGCAAATGAAGAACAAAAAGCCTTAGCTTTTATGCAAAAAGCTTTTGAATATTTAAGTGTGCTTTTGATTTTAGCTAGTATAGTTGGGATTATCTTAGCTAAAGAAATTGTGGAGTTTTTATTTCAAAGAGGAAATTTTAATCAAGAAGATACAAAAATCACTGCATTTTTATTACAAGCTTATCTTTTAGGACTTTTACCTTTTGGTTTGCAAAAACTTTTCTCTTTGTGGCTTTATGCTAAATTTAAACAAAAAATAGCCGCTGTAATCGCCTTTAAAACACTTTTTATATCAGCATTTTTTAGCGTAGCGATTATTTTACTTATCAAAGAAGAAACTTATAAGAGCTTAGGCATTGCATTAGCTTCATCTATTAGTGCTTTTTATTTATTATATGCTAATATTAAAGAATTTGGCTTTAAAAATCTTTGGGGTATTTTTAGGGTTAAATTTTGGCTTATTAGTATAGTATTTTTAAGTTTATTTGCTCTAGGCTTATTTGAAATTAAAGATATTTTAATACAATTTTTAATTGGAATTTATCATTTTTTTAAAGGTTTATTTTAATGGTTTTTTTTGATAGTGTTTTAAAGAAAAAATGCGAATTTATCCCAAATGAGGCAAAAAAAGCAAACATTTATCTATGCGGACCTACTGTATATGATGATGCACATTTAGGACATGCAAGAAGTAGTGTTTGTTTTGATTTTTTAAGAAGAGTTTTACTAGCAAGTGATTATGAAGTGATTTTTGCTAGAAATTACACTGATATTGATGATAAAATTTTAAAAAAAATGCAAGAAAGTGGTAAAAGCTTAGAAGAAATTACAAATTTTTATATTAAAAGATATGATGAGGATATGCAAGCGCTTAATATCTTAGAACCTAACTTTAAGCCAAAGGCTACAGCTTATATTGAGCAAATGATTATATATATAGAAAAACTTTCAGAATTAAACCTAGCGTATAAACTTGAAGATGGAATTTATTTTGATACCAGCAAAGATGATAAATACTTTTATATCTCTAAAAGAAATTTAGAAGATAATCAATCACGCTTAGAAGAAAGTGTAGCCAAAAAAAATGATAGCGATTTTGTTTTATGGAAATTTGATGAAAAATTTTATCCTGCAAGTTTTGGTAAAGGAAGACCAGGCTGGCACACAGAATGCGTTGTGATGATAGAAAGTATTTTTAAAGATAAACTTGATATTCATGCAGGAGGCATAGATTTACTTTTTCCTCATCATGAAAATGAAGCTTGTCAGTGTCGTTGTAAAAACAATCATGAGTTGGCTAATTTTTGGCTGCATAATGGCTTTGTGCAAATTAATGGTGAAAAAATGAGCAAAAGCCTGGGAAATAGCTTTTTTCTAAAAGATTCTTTAAAACTTTTTAGTGGAGAGGTTTTGAGATTTTATCTTTTAAGTGTGCATTATAGAGCGCATTTTAACTACGCTTTAGAAGACTTACAAGCTACTAAAAAAAGACTTGATAAATTTTACCGTTTAAAAAAACGCTTAAATTTAAATGCTTTTATAGATGAAAAAACTACCATAGAAAGTGAAGTAGCTAAAAATATCTTAGAAGTTTTAAATGATGATTTAAATGCCTCTAAAGCCTTGGCTTTACTTGATGAGTTTATCAATGAAAGTAATATTTACTTAGATCAAAACCTAAAAGACAAAGCTTATAAAATACAATTAGAAAAAACCTTAAAAGAACTCGCTTTTATTTTTGGTATAGGTTTTATGGATACTATAAAATATTTTCAATTTGGCATTAGTAAAGAAAAATGTCAGGAAATAGAAGAAAAAATCGCTCTACGCAACAAGGCAAAGCAAGAAAAAAACTATGCCTTAGCAGATCAAATTCGTGATGATTTAGCTAAAGAGAATATTCTTTTAATGGATACACCAAATGGTGTGGTATGGGAGAAAAATGGATAAAAATTACAAAGAAATGAAGCTTAAAGAGGTTTTTACTCGCTTTAAGCCTTATTATAAAGATTATTGGTTTTATTTTGTTTTAGCTATTATTGGTATGCTTTTAACTAGTGGTGGAACAGCTGCTAGTGCATACATCATAGAGCCTATTTTAAATAAAATTTTTATAGAAAAAAATGTTGATTTGCTTTATTATATGCCTTTACTTGTTGTTTTAATTTATGCTTTAAAAAATCTTGGTGCTTATATGCAAGTTTATTATATATCTTATGTTGGGACAGATATTTTAAGAAGATTAAGAGAATTAGTTCTTGGCAATCTTTTGCGCTTAGATATGAGCTTTTTTCATAAATACAGAAGTGGAGAATTAATCAGCAGATGTACTTCTGATATTGGAGCTTTACAAAATATAGTTTCTACTATAATACCTGAAATTTTAAGAGAAAGTTTAACCGCGATTGGACTTTTAAGTGTGGTAATTTATCAAAGTCCAAAACTTGCTTTTTTTGCTTTAGTTATTTTACCTTTAGCAATTTACCCTCTTGCTATTTTTGCTAAAAAAATCAAAAAAATAGGACGCAATACTCAAGAAAAAAATTCTGATCTTACTTCAAGATTAAGTGAAATCTTTTCTAATATAGAACTTATTAAAGCTTCTAATGCAGGTAAAAATGAAATGCAAAAATTCAGCCAAACTAATAGCGAAGTTTGCAAACTTTCCTTAAAAGGCATTAGAATTGAAGCTTTAAGTAGCCCTTTAATGGAATCTATGGGTTCAATTGGCTTTGCAATAGTAATTATAATAGGTGGTAAAGAAGTAATTGATGGAAGTTTAAGCATAGGTTCTTTTTTTAGCTTTACTACAGCTTTATTTATGGCTTATACTCCTATTAAAAGACTTTCTTCACTTTATACAAGATTGCAAAATGCAGTAGCAGCTAGTGAGAGAACTTTTTATTTAACTGATTTAGAACCACAAATTAAAGGTGGCGATGAAAAACTTACAGAAAATATCCAAAATATTCATTTTAAAAATGTCTCTTTAAGCTATCAAAAAGATAAAACGGTATTAAAAGATGTAAATTTTTCTTTTGATAAAGGAGAAATTCTAGCCTTAGTTGGATCAAGTGGTGGAGGAAAATCTTCTATTATCAATCTTTTGATGTATTTTTTTGAAAAAGATAGTGGTGAGATTTTAATCAATCAAAAAGACATTAGCTCTTTTGATATTATTAGTTTAAGAGAAAATATTTCTTTGGTAACTCAAAATATTTATATATTTAATGACACTATAGCTCAAAATATTGCTTATGCTAAAGAATATAACGAAACACGCGTGATAGAGGTTTTAAAACAAGCTAATGCTTATGATTTTGTCCAAGAACTTGGTGGTATACATACTGAATTAAAAGAACATGGAAAAAATCTCTCCGGCGGACAAAAACAACGCATTGCCATAGCAAGGGCTTTATATAAAAATCCTCAAATTTTAATTTTTGATGAAGCAACCTCAGCACTTGATAATGAAAGTGAAAAAGCCATAGTAAAAACCATAGAAAGCTTAAAAAAAGATCGCTTAATACTCATCATCGCTCATAGGCTTAGCACTATAGAAAATGCTGACAAAATTGCTGTGCTTGATAAAGGAAAAATAGC
Proteins encoded in this window:
- a CDS encoding D-alanine--D-alanine ligase, whose protein sequence is MIYGVIFGANSYEHEISIVSAVVLKKVLKAQKKFIFCDKNKEFFLIDEEKMNAKTFSSGAYKKEKALVLKQGGFFIKTMLGEKKLDIDIAINIIHGKDGEDGKIAALFDFYGIKYIGPRIEASVLSFNKVLTKLYAQSVGVKTLDYKVLNLHKEQNVSLDFPCILKPARLGSSIGISIVKDESELKYAKDVAFEFDEDVVIEQFVSNIKEYNLAGCMIDEKMEFSIIEEPRKNEILDFEQKYLGFSESSKVSEANISEELKQKLRDNFTRIYNPLFKGALIRCDFFVIDDEVYLNEINPNPGSLANYLFEDFTNTVDNLAKSIELEKQIKIDYAFIHSINGQKGKL
- a CDS encoding flagellar assembly protein A; the encoded protein is MEEKKILYTKDPYRELLIFASENKCEVDELDFRLLSFSTSYTYDNQEWIKVNEKELKIFEEDEKFLNHELNIEQEYKIEIYFKKFARISTFEVSLYTNELCTLLKASVRASETIAFHDKLALELLEAIYKAMIKEKYLLGFRIFDFKKQIIDFNTKVKEKQKFDFEVEFEVCKGINPQEPTNEEIKYHYLENLKKYNDVMNRNYVAPIGKDEVAIERIKPKEGSDGKDLRFKILKALPPKINKEKVVCSDKFEVKEDDESIKYIAKKDGFIIQRKSIYEIENYLEFSKVDFKSTGSIWAGFDKQVIIVIKNTNTLEDAIGPRITVEAQELEVIGNMAQDSVLRGKKIILKGNMHHKSTIIGQKVEVNILRGYCEAEEIFAETLENGSIKAKKVNIKKAMGGEIIADEIYIQELGGNCLCSAKSLIHVEKIQGSGNKFIIQDLKAFGEEKSGEEILIHVDGLKKEQENLVKEIEETKHTINISKDSIRILQQKVKELMSAKRAIPQAYKATIKDFNQKIENLSIFANKIESLKEEEKANMEKLKKIQEKLLKSKIINKSGKWMDLNEIKFILLNPRKELSYYPHDEEKIQCFELQKINTENEMELFEIRAISNYKEETK
- the ruvA gene encoding Holliday junction branch migration protein RuvA; this translates as MIVAIEGIVSKKEPTFVVLKTSSGVSYGVFVSLFCSSNFEKDQKIEFLITQIIKEDSHKLYGFLDINEQKMFELLIKISGIGATTAMALCSSLDTNTFYAALQSGDESVFKKVPGIGPKSAKRIIAELSDTKINIENSNQDQAQALAALLSLGFKQENILKVLRTCESKNTSELIKEALKKLA
- the murJ gene encoding murein biosynthesis integral membrane protein MurJ; translated protein: MRKNIVFKNFIINALGILFSRIMGVLRDIVLALYLGAGIYSDIFFVALKMPAFFRRIFAEGAFGQAFLPSFLKASKKGAFCINVLLQFSIIVFLTCILVSFFAEFFTKIFAFGFNKETIILAAPLVSINFWYLFFIFLVTFLGSLLNYKQNFFITSFSASFFNLFVVIAGFFVNQDEPLEALYYFSYATVLSGLAQLIWHIFALKNTRILKSMYLSIKLKKTKTSLDKFHSTFTHGLLGSSANQISSLLDTTIASFLMAGSISYLYYSNRVFQLPLALFAIALSQVSFPKILRHLKANEEQKALAFMQKAFEYLSVLLILASIVGIILAKEIVEFLFQRGNFNQEDTKITAFLLQAYLLGLLPFGLQKLFSLWLYAKFKQKIAAVIAFKTLFISAFFSVAIILLIKEETYKSLGIALASSISAFYLLYANIKEFGFKNLWGIFRVKFWLISIVFLSLFALGLFEIKDILIQFLIGIYHFFKGLF